The following are encoded together in the Pygocentrus nattereri isolate fPygNat1 chromosome 15, fPygNat1.pri, whole genome shotgun sequence genome:
- the nppc gene encoding C-type natriuretic peptide — protein MAHWAAFGLLVALLVITAESRPATQTQHETLRELLGDELADLVISGDAEQALAARARLLRDLRVDTRAKGVWARIMSEQPGSRRQKTGSKKAGGTTRSGCFGHKMDRIGTLSGMGCQPAHYPSASNLS, from the exons ATGGCGCACTGGGCTGCGTTCGGGCTGCTGGTGGCGCTGCTGGTCATCACCGCGGAGAGCAGACCGGCCACTCAGACTCAGCACGAG ACGCTGAGGGAGCTGCTGGGTGACGAGCTGGCTGACCTGGTGATTTCAGGGGACGCTGAGCAGGCGCTGGCGGCCCGAGCCCGGCTCCTGAGGGACTTGCGCGTGGACACGCGGGCGAAGGGCGTGTGGGCGAGGATCATGAGCGAACAGCCCGGCTCACGCAGACAAAAAACAGGCTCGAAGAAAGCAGGCGGCACCACCCGCAGCGGCTGCTTCGGACACAAGATGGACAGGATAGGCACCCTCAGCGGCATGGGCTGCCAGCCCGCCCACTACCCCTCCGCTAGCAACCTCTCATG a